The window GTAACTCGTATaacgggaaaaaaagaaaaagaatgataagaaaaaaagatcaataattttccaaatcggAATGGATCCGTTATTGCAATCGATCGGTAATCGAAATATTACCGACCGAGTCGCGAGTTTCGTTTGCGAGGCTTGTCTGATCGAATACGGATTTATTCTACTTCGGcctacgaaagaaagaaacgaattccaattcaaatatttcgtatataacttttacattcgattaattatttttcatagttAATAACATATCTGTTTCTATGGATTATCATTAGATTGGTCGTGACgaatggaaatttcttttttcttcagcGACAGCGACCGTGAGCGTGGCCAAACCAAGAATAATAGGAGAGAATGACGAGCCATTAAATCTGAGCCCGGAAAACGAGTCGGATGATTTCTGGCACACCTCTGTTGGAAAGTTTCGATTCAATATCGAGGATCTTCCCGAACAATTGCAGTATATTCATAAGCTTTTGAAGGTTGGGAACAGATTTAGATGGGATAGTCGGTTTTGAAATggtttggaaattttagaacgaCGATTAAATTGTTTCCTCCTTCAGGAGATCATGACGATCGACAAACCTGACATACTCTACTACATGCTCCAATGTTTAAACGTGATGTGCCTTTACGGGGATGCTTTCAACATGGCGGTGAAGGACCATCAAGGATTCTTCATATGGTGTCAAGAAAATTTACTgataaaaaagtaagaatttaattatcgctTCTCGTGAGAATACATCCTCTACtgacaatattttacataccTTGCAGGTGAATAGAAATTTCAGGTATTCTTTCATAATTCTCGATGACGAATGTATTTATccgtttttaacaattataagtaaaattttcagaaaaaattcaacattgtttcttctttctaccTCTACAGTCTATGGGAACTTCTAAACGGGGAGCATTCTCACATAGCTCACGTCACAGTGCCATTGTTGCTCCACTGCGTGACATTGCCTTGTGGAATAGACACCTTCTGGCGTCTGATACAGGAAGAATTCCACAATTCTGATTGGCGTATTCGTTTCGTGGCAggtatgaaaaagaagaatttgatgataaattaatctctAAAACATCGATCGACAATTTAACAGTCGAAAGAGTTACATTGATCGCGAGATTCATGGATTCTACTCCTCTGAGGAACGTAATCAGCCTCCAAGCTGCCCTAGCGAACGCGTTCTGCTATCTAATCGCAAGTATGGACGACATAAATGTGTACGTTGCTCAGAGAGCCACCTTGTACCTTGGCACCATCCACGATACAGCTATGAGAGTAAGATTCGTATACACAATTCGTTGCATTCGTTCGAATGATTTACGAATAAGAATTCAAATTCTTGCAGTCCCTGATCCTCTGCTTGGAGACCCAATTCGATTCAGTGATAGTCGACCGGCCGATGGTTCTCCAATCATTGTACCAATTGCACAACAGTCTCAGCGATAGACATATCTTGACTTGGGAGTTTTTTCTCAATCGTTTCGACGCGCTCTTCCTCGAGGCGCAGATCAATTTGGAAAGATCTGGAGATATACCCTATCTGCGCGGTCAGTTTTCAAATTCTCGACGAGTAGACTGCAGATCTTTATtccctgaaaataaaatttttatgaattaaaaatggaacttgtataaaaatttattttattatatcgtaacGCATATTTTGCGTGCCTTCCATTATagggaatgaataaatatctgcagactattaattaataatattttcatataatatttatttatcgagagGATTATTTATCGTAGATCTCAGAAATACGGATTTGAACAGCGAAATCTTCATGAAGAAGTTGCACAGAGCGCAGGAGGCGTTGTCTCAGTCGGAAGGAAGCGGGACTAACTCCATAAAGACGTTGAGCGCGAGTTTCGGCACGAAATGGCCGTACAAACGCACCATGTCGGCACCAGCGTCGATGATTCCTCGCCAAGACACTAAACAAGGTAAATCAAAcgattcgtggaaaatttttgtgGATATATCGTGATTCATTCCATAGTTTACTTTTTATAGTCAGAAATTCCTATATCGTTGATCAACGATTGTCAACGTTGACTCACAAAAGATAAGTCAGACTTGAAGAATACGTAGGTATTCGAATGCACCTTTTACACTTTTACTAAACTCAGATTAGACCGTAGACTCGTCagagaataatattagaatcaaATAGAAGCctaggaattattatttatcgtttaatttggGTCGAACAGTGAAACGAagttataagtaataataaaagaaaaattattagagatcAAACCATGCATATCTAGAATGAtgaaaagaacaatttttcaacaaattttgaatatattggaCGCCTATTAACAAGCAACATGCCATGCCCTTTATTACAATTACAGCTAACAGGTTTCTTAATTTCGTTGCAAGGAATTTCATTGCTAAGAaacaaatcaatatatatgatgtatctatccaacaaaaatttcttctgctcgattaatttgcaatttccTAAGAATTTCTGCTACCAAGAACGAATCCCTTACTCTTTGAAAGAATCGGCAGCGATCAATCTCGCGCCGTCGACTTAGCTTCGATTCGCAGAAAATCTAGTAGTCGATCGTACATCGTCTAAACCACTCGCTGTTTACACGCGTTTCTCAATTGTGTTCCAACCGTGTCGAACCCGCGCAGAAAAGGAGAAGGTGTACAGCCGGCAATACTCGGCGCCTATCCTGAAGCGCAAGAGCTCCAGATTCGGACTGGGTCAGTTGCTGGGGTCCACCCCACCTAATAACAGTATACCAGGTAGAGTAGCGTTGCTGATGCTAGCCTTAGACGTGGCCGTTTATCTTCTGTGTTATTCTATgtttctacatatatatatatacacatacacatacaaaCAAACATATACCCACCTATTTACCCATCTGTGTACACGCGAAACGCGAAACGCGATGTTCGATGTGGAAACCTGTGTGGTAAGTTTGATGGTTCATTAACCTCCTTGTTGACCGACGACTTCGCTTAGTTTTCTTTTTGCGCTGTGACCCAAAAGGTTAACGGGGTTAATCaccgataaaatttctttgcatTGCGGTGAAAAATTCATATGATTacactggaaaaaaaaaaaattcgatttggcTTTGGTTTCGCTTAGGCATTGCGCTGTGGAGCTATTTATATGATTGGTATTTTGAGGATGATGGAAGTTTGAACAATATTGAGAAaacttttagaataaattttcttccctcccaTTGTTTTGAGCATTGTTTGTTGCAGGATCGTATATATCAGATTTTCGTATAAAGTTTCctcgagaattttcttttttttttgtagcgAGTAGAAATTTGTGTAGTTTTTCCGATATTTTGTTTGTAGATTGAAAAGATTGGTACCCTTTCCTTTAGATCGTGCAGATAAATCCCTTTGTCCTAGTTGAATGTTTGTAGACAGTTTCCTGGTAATAgtagattttgaatttataaaattcgtaaaCGGTATAGagtttaacataattattttcatgcaTGATTgtagataatgaaaaattctatgataatattaatatgcaaGCAAGGGtggtaagaattttttttttaaacttgatcactcaatttttatcttattttatccgattaaaacttaaaaacaatatttattatcaactcAACGTTACAGATGGTCATGTTCATTCGTTAAACATGGTGGATGAAACTAGCGCGTTACCAGGATACACACACAAAATTGTAGATTTGGAAGAAGCTGACAAAGAGACCATGCACTTATTGGTTTTTCTTTTGATGCAATTTCTCTCCAGACAGGATcaggtaaattaattattttttaattctaatttttattcgctCTTTCTTCATCAAAAACATTATTGTCCAGGCTTATCCAACGGATGAAAAACCTCTATCAAAAACGCAAGGAATCGTTCTACGTCACTTGTATCTTTTACTAGGTTATAACCAAACTGAACGCATTTTTCATACTTCTCCGCAACGATTAAggtattaaatatcgataataaatcacCAATTATCAACAGAATGAACAATCTAGAATCAATTCACTTCAGAGTTTCACCTGTATTCAACGTCTTTATCGCGAATCTTCCTCAACTTCTGGACCAGAATCATGTGATGGGATGGATGATGACGCCTCCAGTTCTGGCTATACTTCAACACTGTCCTTGTCCTCCGCAAGGTGTACCTCCATCCGATCATCAAACACCCACGTATAGCCTATGGTATCTCGAACCGCATAATAGACGCTCTTGGTTAATGGCTCTTCTCGTTATACTGTATAAGGTGAACTAGacacatttcaaatatttttccatccttttcttaattcgagaaaattaattaactttttttatacgcGTATAGTGTCAATATGGCCAACAACCATGGTGCAATCAATTGCAAGTGTTGATCAAGATCGTATTAAACACTTTAGATACACAACACCATCAATGTAAAAGAATTCCAGCTACCGTGGTGATGAGCGCTCCATCCAGATCACGTGGTACATTGGtgttaacttttaatatattattttaaaatacaaaaatgttaaGATGGAAATCACGctacaattaaatttcagaCGTATCTCAACCGTCTCTAGGCGTGGATCACGAACTGATGGCAATGGGAGATATGAACGCCGAGAGTCCTCCAATGAGAACTCCTATAGTATCGGTGCACCAAAGAAGTCCAGGACCAACGCATAGTCAGATGGAAACTCATTGGGAGGAGAGCACACCTACTTGTCGTTACATGAACAAACACTCCAGGTTATTTGATCTATACATTGTTCCTAGAAACACTGCATCCTAGTCGATAACATAGATTCCTGGGAAGGTAGAGCATTAGGCTATTTCAGCTTGGAATGTTTCACATTGACGCGTTTTGCACTCTATATTGACCCTTctatcttcatattttttcatatcctTGGAATTacgttcttttaaaaatagccGATGAATAAGTTGTAAAGTTACTAGAAACTTTATTTCACTAGTAGCCTTACCATCTCAAAACTTCACAACCATAACTCAAGGATTAGAGGaacgaagatatatatatatatatcttttgttaTTTCCTCGTTTTCTTAGTAGGCATGAAACGAAATAGCaatgataaaattgcaaaatcaaatttatcagAATCGCGAAgtagaaaactttttttttctttaaccaGATAGCGAAAATAGTAAATTCTAGGATCTAGTATTTACCTAGAATGCCTTGAGAATATACAATCCAGGATCCAGTGAGAGTGAGAATTACATCATGACACACCTGTGCCTGTGCTTACACCAGTAGCTGCTTGTTACAATTTCCGCTATTGTGAATGCTCTGCAAAGCTACTCGATCAATGCGGATGATACGGAGTCCGAGCTGGCTGCAATACCCGAGAGCCCAAAATCTGACAGCACCTTGCATGGCAGCAGTGGTGGATCGCTCGGCGAGCTGGAGGAAACACCGACCGCTGTCACGAGAAGTATTTCGCTACACGGATCTAGAATCACGACCGATATTTTGACGAAAACGGATTGGAACAATCAGAATGTTATCAAGAAGTCGGAAGGAATCAGCAGACCTACTTGGTTTCTTGGAAGCGAGGAGGAATCTCATCAGGTAATTgattggaaagaagaaagaagtctaatttctttctaaattaaataaatgtaactaTGGACGAGAGTTttgtttagtttttttatttaagttttatttttaaagtgaatTTGAGAATGAAACTCTCATaagttgatttattttttgtaataaatattgtgttGAGAATGAAcagtatttttgaataatcatttttaaccTATTTTTCTCTTGCaatcttttaaaaacaactctcgaatatattcgtattttaaCAGTAAAGCTCTCGAAAAATTCTTGCTatcaaaagttattttttacgaGAAAATACTGCGTCCAGTAAGTAACAatctgttaataaaaataacttttgatAGTAATTCTCGAGAGTTTCATATTCTTAGTTCCAATATCCATCGCGAAATATATCTCGTTCACAACATCGTGCGAACGATATTGCGTCATAAAATATCTTacgatttacaaaattaattttctattattttcttggGCCAGAGTACGAAGATTGGACCTCAAAAGAAGTGGAGTGTGCACGAAGGAGTAAAGATGATGGTGACGAGTACTTTGTTAACTGGTCAAGCAGATCTACAGAGATACACTTCAAGAATCGAGAAAGTGACGGAAAGAGCGGAAAAAGGGATTTTGGATAAAGCGATCCCAGAGAAACCAGCGACAGAGAAAGCTGCTCAAGAAAGGAACGTCACTGTACAAATAGCTTTTAATGGAGACATCGCCTCCTCGAAACCTTTTGGGTTATCCACTGCTCTTGCGACTACTTTACCTGCCCAAGTTCAAAAGTAATCagaatttttcgttatatCACGCGTacgattgaataatttttaacacaaatgaatataattacagATACGATTTTTCCAAGGAGAAGATACCTCCAGCAGGTTCCAGTAATTCAGATTCACCGAATTCTAAGCAATTGGGTCGTCAGAAGCGCATAGAGCAGACAGTGACCATAGCCTCGCCTGTGTCACCAGGTCAAGTGGTTACGGTGACGAGCAGCGACCAATCGAGTTCTCCAGCGGTGAGCTCGATCTCGTCTCAGATCACGAGCACGGATAATGGGCAGCATCCGAGCTGGAACGAGCCTCCTCATCCTCTAACTGCACCGACTGTCGAGAGACTTTTGCCAATCGGCACCACGATTCGCCCGGCtggtaaatatttgtatttggaaaaaacgataggtaatttttcatcaatttgtcGATAATTCTGTAGGTCCAAGACCAGCTCAGAGAATTCTGCGTTGCGAGGATACTTACGGATCGCCTGAATCACCATTGTCCAAGATGGACGTGTTGACAGTCAGTGAGtaatgtttcaaaattaataaaatcttgtgTATtactttgtattaattatattaattttcaggtTCCTCGTTCGATCAAGATAGTGAAACGTGCATATCTAGCGATATAACGAGTCCTCGAAGTATTTCGCAGCTGGAGTTTCCATTGCCTGAACGATTGTTACCAGTTGGCCCTCACAGAGACTTCACCGGCCTCGTTGAGCACGTTCGTCAGGTGCTTGGTGTCCGAGAGATTGAAGGTAATATTATTCTCatccgataaaaaaaaaaaaaataaccaaaattttttctccaacAACGATATCTTTTGTCAGATTCCAACAAATACAATAACGGAAATAGCGGGAAAACTGATGGACAAGCACCGATAAAACAAGATAGCACAACATCTGAGAACATGGTAATTTGTAGAACCTTTCCTCATCGTCTTAAGAACGAAATAACAGAGTTCGATTTCTCAGTCAGCGTCTCTAGTTCCAACATCGAACGAGATACAATCGAGCAGATCGACGAGTCCAAGGAGATTGATCAAGCAGGTAGCTTTGGAATCGCCGCCTCCAGCGATAGAGTCCTCGGATTATCCCGTTCGAGCATTCGATCCCGATCGAAGAGGCAGAGCAAAGGATCACGTTCGTATTCAACGAGACAAGCGAAAGGATAGTATCACTGGCCACGATGGTCCATTAACCAGGCGTGCAGAATCCTGGTAAATTTCACTGGAATACCTCGTCAGAATTGCTGGACGAGCACGGTACATTatctaacattaaaaatagttCATTTCGAGCCAATTTCTGTAGGAGAAGAATAACATTATTCCTATTGTCATTATTCTTATGTTAGACAAAAGCACGCGATCAAACTTGTGCCAAAActgttaataatttcaaaattaagttGATCAAatccttttaattattattgcattgtgaataaatatgattttctgcgtttttattttttaattgtattaaattgtaCTTttgtctatataatatatataatattgatgaagATAATGTGAAACCGTATTCATCTGGCAATTCTGttcttcatatatttaatttctttgaaaattcaacACGATCCATTATGATTCTCTATCGATTCATAGGTCTGGTCCTCAATTGCAGCCTAATTTCGATATCGCCTCGCAACAGGCCTATCACGCTGATTTCAACTTGAAACAAAGTTTATTTCGCATTGGAGACGATTGTATTTACGAGAGGTAGCAATTcgatgtatattaataaatgtattcattttcgaattgaattaaatttcttgcAATTTATTGTAGATGTTCGGAGTGTGGAACGATAAAGGAGGAATATTCAGATGAGGAACTTGGTCTGTGTATTATCAATCTGGGCACGTTTATCCATCGTGAACCATCCTTAGCAGCCCCACTTTTGCCTGAAATCTTACGTGTCGTCACAAAGTCAGTCTTTTATTTCACctgtttttaattgttttgcaAACAATATCACGATAATGTTCGTTCACAGGGTGGCTCTCAATGCGATGTATCCTTGGCAAAGCGAGACCAACATGCATCTACCTGGTGGTGCAATCAGCGTGGCCCATCAGTTCCTCCGATGCGTGCTTCATCAATTGGCGCCTAATGGTGTCTTCTTGCAAATGTTCCAAACGCATTTAAATGGTACAATGATTCTTACAGATTGATTCTTTTATGAAACGCACGATTCATTTAAAGGATCTATTTATCTTTCAGAATCTACaagaatgcaattttttaagaGTGTTACTCAGGCTCTAGTCGATTTCAACGAATTGAATCCAATAGCACCTCTGCAATTATTGCTCGAGGTAttctaatgcaaattttagatattttataaaaattataaccaacacaatttatatcaaaaaaattaaatttctatcgcaaatttcaaaaagaaaaatttcttcaataaatcaagatcaagaataatttgtatatctttcagtattataaataattttaataattgaatttcagaatttattattactatattattactatattattactatattacttattattattataattacttaaatcACTATCTTatgatacaaataattcattaatcaaTCTCtcattataacatatataaacatatttcttaataaattctaaatttcaggCCTTAAACGCGAAAAAATCTCTGCCAATGGAACGCCTCCCGATAATACTATTCAACATAGCCTGTTATTTGGATTGCTTGCCCCTGGAAACGGGCTTGAGCCCAGGTGCAACAACCTGGAGTGGTCTTCTCGCGCAATTCGATGGCCTATTTCGCAGGCTAGTGTTGATGCTCTCGTCCATCGAGGATACCACTCCGTTATTAAGGATCATGATTTCTTTATTGAAGGTCCCGGGCATCCAATTGAAGGTCAGTTATTCGCCGCTCGTAAATAACCTTCACGATCATTATCGTTGCGGAGTGATCGTAGTCGTTACAGGGACCACGTAAACGGAGAATTTATTCCTCCTGAGCTGGCCGGAGCAGTGATCGAGAAGAGATCGTTCGATACTCGTTCCAATCTGATTTATTACACTTTTTTGACGAATTTTTGATTTGCGAtccttttgttaaatttaaagaatctctatttttactttaaaatacactaatttttagatttgttgTATCAATTatgtttgtaattataattttgttaaatttattataaatgtttaatagaGCATGCTGGATCCCTTTGCCAAGGTGTTAAGTTACGCCATACAGAATTCTACTATAAAGTACAATTATCTGACAGACCTGTGCTATCTTTGTCATCGAGGTTTCATCAAAGACAGGGACAAACATTTTTTCGGAAGAACCATCGTATTTGAGCTGATTCAAGCGATTAAATTCAAGACCACGATACCGGATTCCAATTTTCTCTTGCTCTTGCATTTCGTACTTCAGGTAAGGAGAtacatcgtttaaaaattcatgacGTGGACAAATTTGTGCTTCGTATATTTAGGATATCGGCGGCTCGTTACCTAACACGATCGCGTTGGAGAATATCCAAACAGACATATCAccgatttataatacaaacgCTTCCGAGTCCCTGAAGAATCAACTGTCGGACGTGCTCGATTTTTTGGCAGATTTTCACACTTTGAGTAAAGTGAAggtaataaaatatctgatactaaataaatattaataattcatgtcTATGacgaataatgtaaattttctaataatgtaGAGCTATAGCAAAGGAATGCAGGCTGGCCTGAACGAGGATACTTTAGGTGGTATCCTGAAATGTGGTCTCGCGCAATTTGTAGCTCTAGAAATCACCAGAGGCAACAATAGAGAGAACAGAGCTGTAGCTCGCTATCTTCCTTGGCTCTATAGCGCTCCCTCTATGATACAACAAGGGTAATTATGGTTGATGATGATATTCaatgcagaaaaaaaaaatcgaaagttttaaaaaatattgaaatcaatgtCATTTCCAGAGCTCGAGAATATGTGGATTGTATAGGTCATATCAGATTACTATCATGGTTGCTGTTGGGCTCCCTTACGCACACTTCGATGTACGCTGGCAATAATACGCATAACAACCATGGCCAGTCGATCCCATCTGCACAACCAATACCGCAAGAAGTATCTTGTCATGTCGCGGATCATGTGCAAGTTATATTTTCCGGGTTCCCGGAACAATCTAAAGCATCAGTCCTACACATGTCCTCATTATTTCATGCCTTCATATTGTGtcaagtatgtatatatatatatatatatattagtggAATACTTGAATCGTAAATACGTAATTCGTAAGCATTAT is drawn from Apis mellifera strain DH4 linkage group LG5, Amel_HAv3.1, whole genome shotgun sequence and contains these coding sequences:
- the LOC408845 gene encoding protein unc-79 homolog isoform X11 is translated as MDSNRDISEISTNKDSAGFPGSGSSGGGSGGSGGQFDSATLEERQLLGRYGVWLLVGLCTPNQDTSIEILGRLLSMLFHWFHVTAYSFDGTKKSLMHLIFSVGQAESALEKLKTEYVCGWLSEVMKTHYEVFISCLLPHPADYVRVGGHWETLASRTSHLKDGLNRLFCLVPYEVITPDVWDYVMPHWMEAMVNDVPEYELHELKMILCKILDRDMSPLGFDAKKMYNFVAKRFVNTCAKVQEQALNWLQTLTMLEISIPLCQLFSMFSDGVAVMGAMNSTESEQKPSKGTKKEDDEGNAICSVVENESGKSTPLSDDVVPTPRHMEFTTNAELNLSCCILMLDILLKQMELQNVDKHTGIGTWVCKDACRLMKSILASNWNNCHVCATNSECTYCESSVIWHQLCLQLVTYMAPENPAYPPDKIVDESAEEHGRKSPEASRKGDSKSDVVISMPVPEMHSVGGVLAHMPQFFEQIMTATVETVSEQLDLAAIMPTEKVMSAFARAVTLSETDVATATVSVAKPRIIGENDEPLNLSPENESDDFWHTSVGKFRFNIEDLPEQLQYIHKLLKEIMTIDKPDILYYMLQCLNVMCLYGDAFNMAVKDHQGFFIWCQENLLIKNLWELLNGEHSHIAHVTVPLLLHCVTLPCGIDTFWRLIQEEFHNSDWRIRFVAVERVTLIARFMDSTPLRNVISLQAALANAFCYLIASMDDINVYVAQRATLYLGTIHDTAMRSLILCLETQFDSVIVDRPMVLQSLYQLHNSLSDRHILTWEFFLNRFDALFLEAQINLERSGDIPYLRDLRNTDLNSEIFMKKLHRAQEALSQSEGSGTNSIKTLSASFGTKWPYKRTMSAPASMIPRQDTKQEKEKVYSRQYSAPILKRKSSRFGLGQLLGSTPPNNSIPDGHVHSLNMVDETSALPGYTHKIVDLEEADKETMHLLVFLLMQFLSRQDQAYPTDEKPLSKTQGIVLRHLYLLLGYNQTERIFHTSPQRLRVSPVFNVFIANLPQLLDQNHVMGWMMTPPVLAILQHCPCPPQGVPPSDHQTPTYSLWYLEPHNRRSWLMALLVILYKCQYGQQPWCNQLQVLIKIVLNTLDTQHHQCKRIPATVVMSAPSRSRDVSQPSLGVDHELMAMGDMNAESPPMRTPIVSVHQRSPGPTHSQMETHWEESTPTCRYMNKHSSYSINADDTESELAAIPESPKSDSTLHGSSGGSLGELEETPTAVTRSISLHGSRITTDILTKTDWNNQNVIKKSEGISRPTWFLGSEEESHQSTKIGPQKKWSVHEGVKMMVTSTLLTGQADLQRYTSRIEKVTERAEKGILDKAIPEKPATEKAAQERNVTVQIAFNGDIASSKPFGLSTALATTLPAQVQKYDFSKEKIPPAGSSNSDSPNSKQLGRQKRIEQTVTIASPVSPGQVVTVTSSDQSSSPAVSSISSQITSTDNGQHPSWNEPPHPLTAPTVERLLPIGTTIRPAGPRPAQRILRCEDTYGSPESPLSKMDVLTVSSSFDQDSETCISSDITSPRSISQLEFPLPERLLPVGPHRDFTGLVEHVRQVLGVREIEDSNKYNNGNSGKTDGQAPIKQDSTTSENMSASLVPTSNEIQSSRSTSPRRLIKQVALESPPPAIESSDYPVRAFDPDRRGRAKDHVRIQRDKRKDSITGHDGPLTRRAESWSGPQLQPNFDIASQQAYHADFNLKQSLFRIGDDCIYERCSECGTIKEEYSDEELGLCIINLGTFIHREPSLAAPLLPEILRVVTKVALNAMYPWQSETNMHLPGGAISVAHQFLRCVLHQLAPNGVFLQMFQTHLNESTRMQFFKSVTQALVDFNELNPIAPLQLLLEALNAKKSLPMERLPIILFNIACYLDCLPLETGLSPGATTWSGLLAQFDGLFRRLVLMLSSIEDTTPLLRIMISLLKVPGIQLKSMLDPFAKVLSYAIQNSTIKYNYLTDLCYLCHRGFIKDRDKHFFGRTIVFELIQAIKFKTTIPDSNFLLLLHFVLQDIGGSLPNTIALENIQTDISPIYNTNASESLKNQLSDVLDFLADFHTLSKVKSYSKGMQAGLNEDTLGGILKCGLAQFVALEITRGNNRENRAVARYLPWLYSAPSMIQQGAREYVDCIGHIRLLSWLLLGSLTHTSMYAGNNTHNNHGQSIPSAQPIPQEVSCHVADHVQVIFSGFPEQSKASVLHMSSLFHAFILCQLWTMYLEELSKNPSNNEGHITMNILLEFWGKITPCILQLVEYSKVLAEMVNLHFLSLLEALLECGSILLSKLLPLWSPILYSHHVQLPGHLQVRLQNCRDFPPNKMSEHFASSRRESNATLLRWLHRLQFKMGQIEMQSSTATQFYSI